Proteins from a single region of Streptomyces vinaceus:
- a CDS encoding vWA domain-containing protein — MSGKQNYINHVALVLDASSSMSHLSGKVVEVADQQIAYLARRSQELDQETRVTVYVFADKVECVVYDKDVLRMPSLKQLYRAGGMTALLAATLKSQRELAQTAQLYGDHSFLTFVLTDGQENASHRCPDAPSRSARDLVQAVATMIETQQDNWTLAVLVPDQMGKREAMQCGFPKDNIAIWDATSTKGLEEAGKVILKATETFMVGRSKGIRGSKAVFSTGAEVVNKETIAAAGLTPVDPSQYELVPVARDAAIREWVIECGQDYRTGCAFYELSKSEKIQARKQIAVLEKKTDQVYTGPEARALLGLPNTEVRVKPDHNDDFTIFVQSTSVNRKLVPNTRLLVMV; from the coding sequence ATGTCCGGAAAGCAGAACTACATCAATCACGTCGCTCTCGTGCTGGACGCCAGCTCGTCCATGTCGCACCTGAGTGGCAAGGTGGTCGAAGTCGCCGATCAGCAGATCGCCTATCTGGCCCGCCGGTCACAGGAACTGGACCAGGAAACCCGTGTCACGGTGTACGTCTTCGCGGACAAGGTGGAGTGCGTCGTCTACGACAAGGACGTGCTGCGCATGCCCTCCCTGAAGCAGCTGTACCGGGCCGGGGGAATGACGGCCCTGCTGGCTGCCACGCTGAAGTCGCAGCGGGAGCTGGCACAGACGGCCCAGCTCTACGGGGACCACAGCTTCCTCACTTTCGTACTGACCGACGGCCAGGAGAACGCGAGTCACCGCTGCCCGGACGCCCCTTCCCGCAGCGCTCGTGACCTGGTGCAGGCCGTGGCCACCATGATCGAAACGCAGCAGGACAACTGGACCCTGGCCGTCCTCGTACCGGACCAGATGGGCAAGCGCGAGGCCATGCAGTGCGGTTTCCCGAAGGACAACATCGCCATTTGGGACGCCACGAGCACAAAGGGCCTGGAAGAAGCCGGCAAGGTGATCCTGAAGGCCACCGAAACCTTCATGGTGGGCCGTAGCAAGGGCATCCGGGGATCGAAGGCGGTGTTCTCCACGGGTGCCGAGGTGGTCAACAAGGAGACCATTGCCGCTGCGGGCCTCACTCCGGTCGATCCGTCGCAGTACGAGCTGGTTCCCGTGGCTCGCGATGCTGCGATCCGGGAATGGGTCATCGAATGCGGACAGGATTACCGGACCGGTTGTGCGTTCTACGAGCTGAGCAAGTCGGAAAAGATTCAGGCGCGGAAGCAGATCGCGGTACTGGAGAAGAAGACGGACCAGGTGTACACGGGACCGGAGGCCCGGGCCCTGCTCGGCCTGCCGAATACGGAAGTCCGGGTCAAGCCGGACCACAACGACGACTTCACCATCTTCGTGCAGAGCACCAGCGTGAATCGGAAGCTGGTTCCGAACACGCGCCTGCTGGTCATGGTCTGA